Proteins encoded together in one Psychrobacter sp. 28M-43 window:
- a CDS encoding TRAP transporter small permease codes for MAFLVKLSVLISRLCQFIGGVSLIIIVLTTMLDVVARYVFKLTGGEFGFTVKGSVEIVSYFMLFALLAAFAAFVERSQIIVDVFTQKMPQSIKGYLMGIFMMGFFVIGIVFSWGLYESAIDALEYGKVTQDLRISMMPIYMVSAFLSILLAIRSLIESINIFKTGEFFDAEETGA; via the coding sequence ATGGCATTTTTAGTCAAGCTCAGCGTCCTAATCTCTAGATTATGCCAGTTTATCGGTGGGGTGAGTCTCATCATCATCGTCCTAACCACCATGCTCGACGTCGTCGCACGCTACGTATTCAAACTCACCGGCGGTGAGTTTGGCTTTACCGTCAAAGGCAGTGTAGAGATCGTCTCCTACTTTATGCTATTTGCATTACTCGCTGCCTTTGCCGCGTTTGTCGAACGCTCACAAATCATCGTCGACGTCTTCACCCAGAAAATGCCCCAGTCTATCAAAGGCTACCTTATGGGTATCTTTATGATGGGCTTCTTTGTCATCGGCATCGTCTTCTCATGGGGACTCTACGAGAGCGCCATTGATGCCTTAGAGTATGGCAAAGTCACCCAAGACCTTCGAATATCTATGATGCCTATCTATATGGTTAGTGCATTTTTAAGCATCCTACTGGCCATTCGCTCATTGATCGAATCTATCAACATCTTTAAGACAGGCGAATTCTTTGACGCCGAGGAGACAGGCGCATGA
- a CDS encoding DNA glycosylase has protein sequence MMMGTFPPTADKWAMSFHYPNFYNDMWRIYGRVFFDDADYFRVGDEKRFDPEHIRDFMFERGIASCPTVKQAIRETGNASDKNLTVVTPVDLDIILPQVPKVESLFTTGGKATEVLLGLLDEPIAKSKHPKTNQSMDYPYQWQSTDNQKADVNNLTLYRLPSTSRAYPLSLDKKVAAYKAFFEKMGKL, from the coding sequence ATGATGATGGGTACGTTCCCACCGACTGCTGATAAATGGGCGATGAGCTTTCATTATCCCAATTTTTATAATGATATGTGGCGGATATATGGACGAGTATTTTTTGATGATGCTGACTACTTTAGAGTAGGCGATGAGAAACGATTCGACCCTGAGCATATTCGAGATTTTATGTTTGAACGTGGCATTGCTTCTTGTCCGACAGTAAAGCAGGCCATCCGTGAGACGGGTAATGCTTCGGATAAAAATCTAACGGTAGTCACACCTGTTGATCTAGATATTATTTTGCCGCAAGTGCCAAAGGTAGAGTCATTGTTCACAACAGGAGGCAAGGCAACCGAAGTACTACTTGGGTTATTAGACGAGCCAATTGCCAAATCAAAGCATCCGAAAACCAATCAAAGTATGGATTACCCTTATCAATGGCAGAGTACAGATAACCAGAAAGCTGATGTGAATAATCTAACCTTATATAGGTTACCGTCCACTTCACGTGCCTATCCGTTATCGTTGGATAAGAAAGTAGCGGCGTATAAAGCTTTTTTTGAAAAGATGGGTAAGTTATAA
- a CDS encoding 5'-nucleotidase, with the protein MAVDFSNTLIVAISATALFDLTESENYLLELLEQRPTSAIKEFREYMTERENDPLNIGAGYPLIKALLNLNKYCDNSDRQDSDIETPLVEVVIVSKSSPDTGIQVLNAILEHGINISRSAFVSGSPVAPYIKDFNVDLFLTTNRDDAQQVADANICACAILDATPVNTYELDTEQLRIAFDGDAVLFDDSGELLYKQKGLRAFHDREVQMRDLPIEKGPYAELLIKLSNLQERLPAGLKYSPIKIALVTARNAPADLRAIKTLREWGVNVDMAFFLGGLEKTAVLRTFAPHIFFDDSIKHIDAARRFIPTALVPYHSTSLLHGDNYLTADEDASLLSFKPAVRPLFAVNH; encoded by the coding sequence ATGGCTGTCGATTTTAGTAATACGCTTATCGTCGCAATTTCTGCGACGGCACTTTTTGATTTGACTGAGTCAGAAAACTATTTGCTAGAGCTGCTAGAGCAACGACCTACAAGTGCTATAAAAGAGTTTAGGGAGTACATGACCGAACGTGAAAATGATCCTTTGAATATTGGTGCAGGTTATCCGCTAATTAAAGCATTACTAAACCTAAATAAGTATTGTGATAATAGTGATAGACAAGATTCAGACATCGAAACACCATTGGTCGAAGTCGTTATTGTCTCAAAAAGCAGCCCAGACACTGGTATTCAGGTGCTTAATGCAATTCTAGAACATGGTATTAATATTTCTCGTTCAGCTTTTGTTTCAGGTAGCCCTGTTGCGCCTTATATTAAAGACTTTAACGTTGATCTATTCTTGACCACCAATCGCGACGATGCCCAGCAAGTTGCGGATGCCAATATCTGTGCCTGTGCCATACTAGACGCTACGCCTGTGAATACTTATGAGCTGGATACTGAGCAGCTGCGCATTGCCTTTGACGGGGACGCGGTACTTTTTGATGATTCAGGTGAATTGCTATACAAACAAAAAGGGCTACGAGCCTTTCATGATCGTGAAGTACAAATGCGTGATTTGCCAATTGAAAAAGGCCCTTATGCTGAATTATTGATTAAATTGTCAAATCTGCAGGAGCGCCTACCCGCTGGTCTAAAATACTCGCCAATAAAAATTGCGCTGGTGACCGCGCGTAATGCACCAGCTGACTTACGTGCTATCAAGACATTGCGAGAGTGGGGCGTAAATGTTGATATGGCATTTTTTTTGGGAGGACTAGAGAAAACAGCGGTACTCAGAACATTTGCGCCGCATATCTTCTTTGATGATTCAATCAAGCACATTGATGCGGCACGTCGCTTTATTCCTACGGCCTTGGTTCCTTATCATTCGACATCGTTATTACATGGTGACAACTATCTCACTGCTGATGAAGATGCATCTTTGCTATCATTCAAACCTGCTGTGCGTCCCTTGTTTGCTGTAAATCACTAA
- a CDS encoding TRAP transporter large permease produces the protein MSPEIIGAIGLVVMILLVVLRVPVALAMLGVGLVGFGAVTAPSGALQMLKDIPVDVLAKYDFSAIPLFILMGVFATHSGMAGKLFEATRTIFGGVRGSLGIAGIGSSGIFASISGSSLATASTMTKVALPQMEKYGYQPGFACGILAAGGTLGIMIPPSIALLVYAILTQQSVGDMFIAGFLPGMLGMVMYSLTVMVMVRWKPHLAKRGEKTSWKAKLLSLTGLIPFSFIFIVIIAGIFFGLFTPTEGAAVGAFVSWAYAFAKGMRLDGLKQSLIETLALSAVVFFMLLGAEALGYFISVSRLSYTLASWIGGLAVSPMIVLICILFMYFLLGLFMDALAMLVITIPVVYPIILALGFDPVWFGIIAVLTVELGLITPPMGMNIFVIKAMAPHIKLSDMFRGVAPFIVSDVIRLVILVMFPAISLVLLG, from the coding sequence ATGAGTCCAGAAATTATCGGTGCGATTGGCCTAGTTGTCATGATCCTGCTTGTCGTCTTACGAGTACCCGTTGCACTTGCCATGTTAGGGGTAGGCTTAGTCGGTTTTGGTGCGGTTACCGCGCCTAGTGGTGCTCTGCAAATGCTCAAAGACATCCCAGTCGATGTCTTAGCAAAGTATGACTTTAGTGCCATTCCCTTATTTATTCTCATGGGCGTGTTTGCGACTCACTCCGGCATGGCAGGTAAACTGTTTGAAGCTACCCGAACCATATTTGGCGGTGTAAGGGGGAGTCTTGGTATTGCCGGTATTGGTTCATCCGGTATCTTTGCCTCTATCTCAGGCTCATCACTTGCCACTGCGTCTACCATGACTAAGGTGGCGCTACCGCAAATGGAGAAGTACGGCTATCAGCCAGGCTTTGCCTGCGGCATCTTAGCTGCTGGTGGTACGCTTGGTATCATGATTCCGCCCAGTATTGCCTTACTGGTCTATGCCATCTTAACCCAGCAGTCAGTAGGTGACATGTTCATCGCTGGGTTCCTACCGGGTATGCTCGGTATGGTGATGTACTCACTCACGGTCATGGTGATGGTACGCTGGAAACCGCACTTGGCAAAACGTGGTGAGAAAACGTCTTGGAAAGCCAAGCTACTGTCACTGACTGGTCTGATACCATTCAGCTTTATCTTTATCGTGATTATTGCCGGTATCTTCTTTGGTCTATTTACCCCAACAGAAGGCGCTGCAGTAGGGGCGTTTGTCTCTTGGGCTTATGCCTTTGCTAAAGGCATGCGTTTAGATGGTCTCAAGCAATCATTGATTGAGACGCTAGCACTCTCTGCAGTGGTGTTCTTTATGCTATTGGGTGCAGAGGCATTGGGATATTTTATCTCAGTCTCACGTTTGTCTTATACTTTGGCATCTTGGATCGGTGGATTGGCCGTCAGTCCAATGATTGTCCTAATCTGTATTCTATTCATGTACTTCCTATTAGGACTGTTCATGGATGCGTTAGCGATGCTGGTAATCACCATACCTGTGGTATATCCAATCATTCTAGCGTTAGGGTTTGATCCAGTATGGTTTGGTATCATTGCGGTATTGACGGTGGAGCTTGGTTTGATTACGCCGCCGATGGGGATGAATATCTTTGTGATTAAGGCGATGGCACCGCACATTAAGCTGAGTGATATGTTCCGCGGGGTGGCACCATTCATTGTCTCTGATGTGATTCGTTTGGTTATCTTGGTGATGTTCCCTGCGATCTCACTTGTGCTATTGGGGTAG
- a CDS encoding TRAP transporter substrate-binding protein encodes MKLAPLFSIGALAAISLFGCSNQSADTTDGSSSTSQETTVLRFSHFWPATSSISKEVFEPWAKQIETDSDGRLKVELYPSAGLAKADVTYESAAKGTIDIGSQAHGYTNGRFPLTQITELPGLSNSATQMGCMLQTLYDDGTLASEYEDTHLLFMYGGGPGALHTTDKLIRTPADMKGMRIRRPSAVAGDIIESAGASPVGLPANDMYTSLQRGVVDGLSFPWEAVTAFKIDEITKYHTNIPFYSSALMVTMNKDKYDNLPDDLKQVLDKNSGMALASKVGEVFDKHDQMAIQAAKDKGDEIVEIPDPLNDPDWKGPLERGTQKYLSDVNALGLDADGVYEKAKAASAACKV; translated from the coding sequence ATGAAGTTAGCTCCTCTTTTTTCAATTGGTGCTTTAGCCGCTATTAGTCTTTTTGGCTGTTCTAACCAATCTGCTGATACGACTGATGGCTCATCATCGACTTCTCAAGAAACTACCGTGCTACGGTTTTCGCATTTTTGGCCAGCAACCTCATCTATCAGTAAAGAAGTTTTTGAGCCTTGGGCAAAACAGATAGAAACAGATTCTGACGGCCGCCTAAAGGTTGAGCTGTATCCATCGGCGGGCCTTGCTAAAGCAGACGTTACTTACGAATCTGCTGCCAAAGGTACTATCGATATCGGTTCACAAGCGCATGGTTATACCAATGGTCGTTTTCCTTTGACTCAGATTACTGAGCTTCCAGGTTTATCAAACTCAGCAACCCAAATGGGCTGTATGCTACAGACTCTATATGATGACGGTACTTTGGCGAGTGAGTATGAAGATACTCATTTACTATTTATGTACGGCGGCGGACCTGGTGCACTTCATACAACGGATAAGTTAATTCGTACGCCTGCAGATATGAAAGGTATGCGTATTCGCCGTCCTTCAGCTGTGGCAGGTGACATTATCGAAAGTGCAGGTGCTTCACCAGTCGGTTTACCTGCAAACGATATGTATACCTCTCTACAGCGAGGTGTCGTTGATGGTTTAAGTTTCCCTTGGGAGGCGGTAACAGCATTTAAAATTGATGAGATTACCAAATACCATACCAATATTCCTTTCTATAGTTCAGCGCTTATGGTCACGATGAACAAAGACAAATATGACAACTTACCTGACGATCTAAAACAAGTTTTAGATAAAAACTCAGGAATGGCGTTGGCCAGTAAAGTTGGTGAAGTATTTGATAAGCATGACCAGATGGCAATTCAAGCTGCTAAAGATAAAGGTGATGAAATTGTCGAAATTCCTGATCCGCTAAATGATCCAGATTGGAAAGGGCCACTTGAAAGAGGAACCCAAAAATATCTAAGTGATGTTAACGCTTTGGGTTTAGATGCCGATGGTGTCTATGAAAAAGCAAAAGCTGCCAGTGCTGCCTGTAAGGTCTAA